Below is a genomic region from Parageobacillus toebii NBRC 107807.
ATATGTCGCCGCCTTTTCTAAAAGCACCTGTTCTACCCAATGTTTCCACACCTCTTTTTTTCCGCCGCTAGGAAATTGAATCACCATAAACATTCCCGAGTCAATCGAAAACGGAAACAGCGTCTCCCATTGTTTCCATTCCTCTGAAGAAACTTCTTCGAGCATCAGCACTGATAACCATTCTTTTTCTACAAGCTTTTGCAATTGGTGCACTCGTTGTTGCAATTCCTTGTTTTCTTCTTCTTTCTTCCGCTCTTCCATTAATTCGTCATACACTCGCCTTAGCGCGCCAATCACTTCTTCTTTCCGGCTCGGTTTTAATAAATATTCTTTCACACCATGCCGCATTGCTTGCTTTGCGTATTCAAACGTATCAAACGCGGATACGATAATAAACTTCATATCCGGGTGATGCCGGCGAATAAGCTCAATCGCTTCCAGCCCGTCGATTCCAGGCATTTTAATATCGATTAACATCGCATCCGGCTTATATTCGTTGGCGATTTCCACCGCCTCACGTCCATTGGCAGCTTCAGCAACTACTTCCATATTCGGAAGATGGTCGCGAATCATTTTTTGCAATGCTTTTCTCTCCAACACTTCATCATCCACAATGGCAATTTTCATTCGCTTCCACCCCCTTTTGTCATTGGCAAAAGCAGACGAACCGTTGTTCCTTCCCCAACCGTTGACTCAATCTCCATCACATCTTGTATCCCATAAAAAAGCTGAAGCCGGCGAATGACGTTGCGTATACCGATGCTCGTGGAGTGTCCGCGTTTTTTTTCATTCGAAGCAGAGTCGTCTTCTTGTCCCTTTATAAAAGCCATTAATTTTTCTTTCGTTTCTTCGCTCATCCCGACGCCGTTGTCCCTTACTTCGATGATGACGCGTTTGTTCCTTTTTTCTACTTTTAACGAAATCTCCGCTCCTTTTTCATAAGATTCGATTCCATGAATAAAGGCATTTTCAATAAGCGGCTGCAAGGTTAGAGGCGGAATGGGCAATGGCAAACATTGTTTATCGACATTCATCGAAAATTTAATTCGGTCAAAAAAGCGTGTCTGTTGGATAAAAAAGTATTCCCTTGCGATATGGACTTCATCGGCTAATGTCACCGTACGCTGCAAATCTCCTAAATTATATCGCAAAATCGCCGCAATCGCTTCAATCAACCGTGATGTTTGGTTCGCTTCTTCTAAATACGCCATTTTCGAAACCACATTTAGCGTGTTAAATAAAAAGTGAGGATTGATTTGGCTCTGCAAACTTTTTAACTCTAATTCTTTTACGAGCCTGTCCAGTTCGGATTTTTTCTTCATTTCCTCAATCAGCCGCTGCAGATTGCGGCGCATATCATTAAACGTATGGGTTAATAATTTTAATTCATCATTCGTTGTGCTAACGACATCAGGACCATCCAACTTCCCGCTTGCAATTTCCCGAGCGGCACGCGAAAGACGCGCGATCGGCTTTGTGATGCCTCCGGAAAACCATACAGCCAAAAGAACGCCAAGCAAAAACGTTGTCATAAACAATCCGATCACCATGTAGCGAAAATAACGATTCCGCTCTTCCACTTCATTGTAAAAATGCTGATAAGTCGTTAATTCATTGTGAATTAATGAAAGGGTCGTCTCTTGAATAAATGAAGAAATCTTCATCGCTTCGTGAAGGTGGGAAGAGTATAAGCTAATATTGCCTGCTTGAAAATGATAGACGGTCAATGCCCCTTCCTCTAGTAAACTTTCAATCATATGTTCATAATTTTCCACTAAAAGCGCATTTTTTCGGTTGGAAAACATTTCTCTGACTTGTTTGCGGTTTTCTTGCAACCAGCGATATTGGCGGTTATATTCTCGCAAATATCGTTCATCTTTTTCTGTAAGATAAGCATTCAACTGTTCTACTAATTGATTCGTACGTTGAGAAATTTCATTCAACAGCAAAAGCCGGCGCATGCTGTAGTCGTACTCATTCACAATATCTTCGCTGCTGTTGTATAAAAAGAAGACAATGCCATTGAGCAACAGGATAAAAATACTAAAATACAACAATAGTTTTGTCCGAATTTTAATCATGTTTCACCTCGTAGTTGCGAGCCGGACGCAGCGGCAAATCTTGCTTGCGGATGACCTTTGTTTCCGTATTCGTAACAGACGGAACATCATTTCCTTTGATAATATCCACCATTGCTTTCACCGCTCGGTATCCCATCTCATAAGGTTCTTGCACCACCGTTGCATGAATTGTTCCTTTTCGCAAATAATGAATCGTCTCCGGCAGCGTATCAAATCCGATAATATAGGTTTCCTTTTCGCGATGAAACTGTTCAATGACCTTTGCGATCCCGATCGCATCCAGCGCGCTTGTGCCATAAAACGCGTTCACCTCAGGATGCTTTTTTAAAATGCTGTACGCTTTTTCGGCTGCTTGTATGCGCGTAATATTTGACTCTTCGATGGCAATGATGCGAATCCCTTTTTCGTTCTTCACCGCATCTTTAAACCCTTGAACCCGCAGTTTCTGATGGGAGGCGGTAAGGCTTCCTGTAATAATCGCTACATTTGCCTTCCCGTGCGTATCTTCCGCTAGCGCTTTTCCAGCAATAAAACCAGCGTAATAGTTATCCGTACCGATATAAGCTGTTCGCTTGCTTGTTGGCGCATCGGTATCGATCGTCACCACAGGAATATTTTTTTCGATAATGCGGTTAATCACTGGCGTAAACTCTTTTTCCGTCAATCCTTGCGTCATAATCCCATCTACTTTGGAAGCGGCCGCTTTTTCAAGAATATGAATATGCTCATCAATGTTGGCCTGCCGCGGTCCGACATATTCGAGATGAACCCCTGTCTCTTTTGCCGCCGCTTTCGCTCCTTTTTCCACTAAGCGCCAATAATCATTATCGAGCTCCTCCGGAACAAGGACAAAATGATACGCGTTATTTTCGTGTTCATTAATTTCTCTTTCACCTGGCTGATGATAGGCATATACTTTCCACGCACAATAGATTGTAAAGGAAGCGCTTGCAACAAGCGCCACAATGCTACTGGCATAAATGATCCACTTCCATCGTTTCCGCATGGGCGACCCCCTATTTTGACAAAAACATGTATGATACGACTTTATTGTACATATTTTTCCCGCACTCCGTCTAACGAAAAAAGAAAGGATGGATTTTATCACGCAAAAAAAAAATCCCCCACTGAGCGTGAATCAGTGAGGGATTTTCATTATAAGAAAATTTTCCCCGGATTCATAATGCCGTTCGGATCAAACAGTTGCTTAATCCCTTTCATAAACGGAACGGAATCACGATGTTCTTCGTATAAAAACTGCCGCTTTCCAATGCCGATGCCGTGCTCGCCCGTGCACGTGCCGCCATGCGATAAGGCGTAGCGGACGATGCGGGCGTTCACTTCTTCGACGCGCTTTACTTCTTCCTTATCCGCCGGATCAAAAGCAAGAATGGTATGGTAGTTGCCGTCGCCGACATGGCCGAGAATCGCGGCCGTCATGCCATATTCATCGACAAGCTTCCGCGTTTCGGCAATCGCTGCCGGCATTTTGGAAATCGGCACACACACATCGGTTGATAACATCGCTTTCCCTGGATATGCCGCTTGAATGGCAAATGCCGCGTGATGCCGGGCTTCCCACAATTTGGCGCGCGCGACAGAATCCTCTTCCATTTCAAACGAAACCGCGTTTTCCGCAACACACAACTCTTTGACAAGCTCTGTTCCGTCTTTTACGCTTGATGCGCTGCCGCTTAGTTCAATAAATAGCGTCGGCGCCGCTGGATAGTCTGTCTGTTTGTATTGATTGACCGCTTGAATCGTTTGCTCATCCACAAGCTCTATTTTCCCCGGAGACACGCCCGCTTTTAAAATTGACGCTGCGGCCTGCGCTGCCTCCGCCAACGTAGGAAAGCTTACTTTAATCGCATTCGTCGCTTCCGGAATGCCCTGAAGACGGACAATAATCTTCGTAAATACACCCAGCGTTCCTTCCGAACCGACAAACAGCCCCGTTAAGTCATAACCTGCCGACGATTTCATCGCCATTCCGCCGGTATGAACGATTTTCCCATCGGCGAGCACGACTTCCAAGCCTAGCACTTGATCGCGCATGACGCCGTATTTGACGCTGTTTGTACCACTGGCGTTCGTTGACGCCATCCCGCCGATCGTTGCGTCCGCTCCCGGATCAACCGGGAAAAACAGTCCATGTTTTTTCAATGCTTGATTCAGCTGCATCCGCGTTACCCCTGGCTCGACGATGGCCAAAAAATCGTCGGGGCGAATGTCAATAATATTATTCATCATCGTAAAGTTGAGTGTGATGCCGCCTTGAACAGGAATAATATGTCCTTCTAGACTGGTTCCTGCTCCAAATGGAGTAACCGGTATGCGCCGCTCATTGGCGTAGGACAACACCGCGCTCACTTCCGCCGCCGTTCTTGGAAAGACGACGACATCCGGCTTTCTCGGTTCGTGATAGGCCATCCCTTTGCTATGCTGCTCAAGAACCGTTTCGTTTATCGTCACCCGTTCACGGTCACCAATCCGTTCTAATAAATCTTCATAAAGTCCCATTGTGATCCCCTTTCGTGCTTATTAATAGCGCATTAACATTTGTACCCCTTCGAAAATGCGAGCGGCGTTCGGCAGCCAGTCATCTTCGACCGACGGCACCGGATACGGTGTATCATAGCCGGTCACGCGCACGATTGGCGCCGATAGCGTAAACAATGCCCGTTCGCTAATCAATGCGGCAATTTCCGCGCCGAACCCGTTCGTTTTGACCGCTTCATGAACAATCATCACCCGTCCTGTCTTTTCCACCGACTCCACGATGGTATCGATATCTAATGGCTGCAGGCAGCGAAGGTCAATTACTTCGGCGTCAATTCCTTTCGACTTCATCTCTACCGCCAGTTTCGCAACAAGCGGAACGGCCGCACCCCACGAAATGATCGTCACATCTTCCCCTTCTTTGACGACACGCGCTTTTCCTAGCGGAATTTCGTACGGCTCATCCGGCACTTCCATGCGCAAGGCGCGGTATAATTTCATCGGCTCTAAAAATAAAACGGGGTCTTCATCGCGAATCGCTGAAATAAGCAGCCCTTTTGCGTCATAGGCGTTCGATGGCATGACAATCTTCAAACCAGGTGAATGCGTAAACAGCGCCTCCAGCGCATCGGAATGAAGCTCCGGCGTGCGCACTCCTCCGCCGTATGGGCTTCGTACGACAAGCGGGCATGTAAACCGTCCCGCCGAGCGAAAACGAAGGCGCGCTGCCTGTGCCGCAAGCTGATCCATCGCCTGATAGACAAAGCCGAGAAACTGAATTTCCGCAATCGGGCGGAATCCGTTCACCGCCAAGCCAATCGATGTGCCAATAATGCCTGATTCGGCAAGCGGCGTATCAAATACACGGCGGTCCCCAAATTGTTCTAACAATCCATCTGTCGCGCGAAACACGCCGCCATTTTTCCCGACATCTTCCCCTAGTACAATCACGCGCTCATCGCGTTCCATTTCTTGCCGCATCGCTTCATTAATCGCCTGAATCATCGTCTTTTCCGCCATGTTATTTCACCTCTTTCCCTTGCTTTCTCCTTGCTGCTTCTTGTTGCTGCTCCTGTAAAAGCTTGCTTGGCTTACC
It encodes:
- a CDS encoding sensor histidine kinase, with translation MIKIRTKLLLYFSIFILLLNGIVFFLYNSSEDIVNEYDYSMRRLLLLNEISQRTNQLVEQLNAYLTEKDERYLREYNRQYRWLQENRKQVREMFSNRKNALLVENYEHMIESLLEEGALTVYHFQAGNISLYSSHLHEAMKISSFIQETTLSLIHNELTTYQHFYNEVEERNRYFRYMVIGLFMTTFLLGVLLAVWFSGGITKPIARLSRAAREIASGKLDGPDVVSTTNDELKLLTHTFNDMRRNLQRLIEEMKKKSELDRLVKELELKSLQSQINPHFLFNTLNVVSKMAYLEEANQTSRLIEAIAAILRYNLGDLQRTVTLADEVHIAREYFFIQQTRFFDRIKFSMNVDKQCLPLPIPPLTLQPLIENAFIHGIESYEKGAEISLKVEKRNKRVIIEVRDNGVGMSEETKEKLMAFIKGQEDDSASNEKKRGHSTSIGIRNVIRRLQLFYGIQDVMEIESTVGEGTTVRLLLPMTKGGGSE
- a CDS encoding sugar-binding protein, which gives rise to MRKRWKWIIYASSIVALVASASFTIYCAWKVYAYHQPGEREINEHENNAYHFVLVPEELDNDYWRLVEKGAKAAAKETGVHLEYVGPRQANIDEHIHILEKAAASKVDGIMTQGLTEKEFTPVINRIIEKNIPVVTIDTDAPTSKRTAYIGTDNYYAGFIAGKALAEDTHGKANVAIITGSLTASHQKLRVQGFKDAVKNEKGIRIIAIEESNITRIQAAEKAYSILKKHPEVNAFYGTSALDAIGIAKVIEQFHREKETYIIGFDTLPETIHYLRKGTIHATVVQEPYEMGYRAVKAMVDIIKGNDVPSVTNTETKVIRKQDLPLRPARNYEVKHD
- a CDS encoding FAD-binding oxidoreductase, producing the protein MGLYEDLLERIGDRERVTINETVLEQHSKGMAYHEPRKPDVVVFPRTAAEVSAVLSYANERRIPVTPFGAGTSLEGHIIPVQGGITLNFTMMNNIIDIRPDDFLAIVEPGVTRMQLNQALKKHGLFFPVDPGADATIGGMASTNASGTNSVKYGVMRDQVLGLEVVLADGKIVHTGGMAMKSSAGYDLTGLFVGSEGTLGVFTKIIVRLQGIPEATNAIKVSFPTLAEAAQAAASILKAGVSPGKIELVDEQTIQAVNQYKQTDYPAAPTLFIELSGSASSVKDGTELVKELCVAENAVSFEMEEDSVARAKLWEARHHAAFAIQAAYPGKAMLSTDVCVPISKMPAAIAETRKLVDEYGMTAAILGHVGDGNYHTILAFDPADKEEVKRVEEVNARIVRYALSHGGTCTGEHGIGIGKRQFLYEEHRDSVPFMKGIKQLFDPNGIMNPGKIFL
- a CDS encoding alpha-ketoacid dehydrogenase subunit beta, with product MAEKTMIQAINEAMRQEMERDERVIVLGEDVGKNGGVFRATDGLLEQFGDRRVFDTPLAESGIIGTSIGLAVNGFRPIAEIQFLGFVYQAMDQLAAQAARLRFRSAGRFTCPLVVRSPYGGGVRTPELHSDALEALFTHSPGLKIVMPSNAYDAKGLLISAIRDEDPVLFLEPMKLYRALRMEVPDEPYEIPLGKARVVKEGEDVTIISWGAAVPLVAKLAVEMKSKGIDAEVIDLRCLQPLDIDTIVESVEKTGRVMIVHEAVKTNGFGAEIAALISERALFTLSAPIVRVTGYDTPYPVPSVEDDWLPNAARIFEGVQMLMRY